Proteins encoded in a region of the Cetobacterium ceti genome:
- a CDS encoding ABC transporter permease produces MKIKRENLYSLVGIGSIIVIWEIIGRFLIKKEYILPWPTVIIKFIFNNFHSLFLVHLPYTLLITVISLGIALILGIGLGVLMDEFKTFEKILYPVVVTSQTLPITAIAPIFILWFGYSIWSKVIVAVLMIFFPITINVHTGLKSVKKEYLELFKSMRASKKDIFFKLKVPSTIPYFISSIKMALPLSLIGATIGEWLGSSMGLGYFSKRMMTQLNGAGVFAPIIIISVLATLLVTLVNIIENKYVHWRNQ; encoded by the coding sequence ATGAAAATAAAAAGGGAAAATTTATATTCTCTAGTGGGAATAGGTTCTATTATTGTAATTTGGGAAATAATAGGTCGATTTCTTATTAAAAAGGAGTACATTCTCCCTTGGCCAACGGTTATTATTAAATTTATATTTAATAATTTTCATAGTTTATTTTTAGTTCATCTTCCATATACTTTACTTATAACTGTAATTTCCCTAGGAATAGCCCTTATTTTAGGAATAGGTCTAGGCGTTTTAATGGATGAGTTCAAAACCTTTGAAAAAATATTATATCCTGTTGTTGTTACATCTCAAACACTACCTATAACTGCCATTGCCCCTATTTTTATCCTTTGGTTTGGATATTCTATTTGGAGCAAGGTTATTGTAGCAGTTTTAATGATATTTTTTCCCATAACTATAAATGTTCATACGGGATTAAAATCTGTAAAAAAAGAGTATTTAGAACTTTTCAAAAGTATGAGAGCTAGCAAAAAAGATATTTTCTTTAAACTTAAAGTTCCATCTACTATTCCATACTTTATCTCATCTATAAAAATGGCTCTTCCTCTTAGTTTAATTGGAGCTACCATTGGAGAGTGGTTAGGATCTTCTATGGGACTTGGTTATTTTAGTAAAAGAATGATGACTCAATTAAATGGTGCTGGAGTATTTGCACCTATAATAATTATCTCTGTTTTAGCAACTCTTTTAGTTACACTTGTAAATATTATTGAAAATAAATATGTCCATTGGAGGAATCAATAA
- a CDS encoding ABC transporter ATP-binding protein yields MKLFNIENLSFKYEDSKDYIIKNLDFSMEKGKFISILGSSGCGKTTLLKILAGLQGDSPIKLPISYMPQRDSLLPWRTALENIYLPLEVEKKLPKKVYKEKALELLKKLNLENYKSYLPKNLSGGMKQRIAFARTLIKDSDIFLLDEPFSALDAISKIEIREWVKNILDSLNKTSILITHDVEEAIFLSDEILVVKNTPIEDFIHFKVSEYSNRELLKNSILEIIRSSQK; encoded by the coding sequence ATGAAACTTTTTAATATTGAAAATTTATCCTTTAAATATGAAGATTCAAAGGATTATATTATAAAAAATTTAGATTTTTCCATGGAAAAGGGAAAATTTATATCAATTCTTGGAAGTAGTGGTTGTGGAAAAACAACCCTACTTAAAATATTAGCTGGTCTTCAAGGGGACTCTCCAATTAAATTACCCATAAGCTATATGCCCCAAAGAGATTCCCTTCTTCCTTGGAGAACTGCCCTTGAAAATATCTATTTACCTTTGGAAGTTGAAAAAAAATTACCTAAAAAAGTTTATAAGGAAAAGGCCTTGGAACTTTTAAAAAAATTAAATTTAGAAAACTATAAATCCTATTTACCTAAAAATCTTTCTGGAGGAATGAAACAAAGAATAGCCTTTGCTAGAACTTTAATAAAAGATTCAGATATATTTCTTTTAGATGAACCTTTTTCTGCTCTAGATGCCATTAGTAAAATTGAAATTAGAGAATGGGTAAAAAATATTTTAGATTCTTTAAATAAAACATCTATTTTAATTACCCATGATGTTGAAGAGGCTATATTTCTTTCAGATGAAATTTTAGTTGTTAAAAATACTCCCATAGAAGACTTTATACATTTTAAAGTAAGTGAATATTCCAATAGGGAGCTTTTGAAAAATAGTATTTTAGAAATTATAAGGAGTAGTCAAAAATGA
- the tenA gene encoding thiaminase II, with product MKFTDYLLERVTPIWDSYYTHPFIEEIGKGTLPVEKFRFYIVQDYIYLLDYAKVFALGVVKAKDEYTMQEFSKLLDGILNSEMGTHRHYVNKLNITSEEVANTKASLANISYTKYMLAEAFTGGMAEITVALLACSWSYYLIGLHLASIPGAKENEFYGNWINTYSGDDYKIMNDWLLDLTDKYCENLSEDTKEKLVDLFINTSKYEYMFWDMSYKMEI from the coding sequence ATGAAATTTACAGATTATCTTTTAGAAAGAGTTACACCTATTTGGGATTCCTATTACACCCATCCATTTATTGAGGAAATTGGTAAGGGAACTTTACCTGTTGAAAAATTTAGATTTTATATAGTTCAAGATTATATTTACCTTTTAGATTATGCTAAGGTTTTTGCCCTAGGAGTTGTTAAGGCCAAAGATGAATATACAATGCAAGAGTTTTCGAAACTTTTAGATGGAATTTTAAATTCAGAAATGGGAACTCATAGACACTATGTAAATAAATTAAATATTACCTCAGAAGAAGTTGCTAATACCAAAGCTTCCCTTGCCAACATATCCTATACTAAATATATGTTAGCTGAAGCTTTTACAGGGGGAATGGCTGAAATTACCGTGGCTCTTTTAGCATGTAGTTGGAGTTATTATTTAATTGGTTTACATTTAGCTAGTATACCTGGAGCTAAGGAAAATGAATTTTATGGAAACTGGATAAATACCTATTCAGGAGATGATTATAAAATAATGAATGATTGGCTACTTGATTTAACTGATAAATATTGTGAAAATTTAAGTGAAGATACAAAAGAAAAACTTGTGGATTTATTTATAAATACAAGTAAATATGAGTATATGTTCTGGGATATGTCATATAAAATGGAGATTTAA